The following proteins are co-located in the Brevibacillus laterosporus DSM 25 genome:
- the alaS gene encoding alanine--tRNA ligase, with product MKKLTGNQVRQMYLDFFVSKGHCIEPSASLVPVDDPSLLWINSGVATLKKYFDGRIIPDNPRITNAQKSIRTNDIENVGRTARHHTFFEMLGNFSIGDYFKVESIHWAWEFLTSPEWIGFDPEKLSVTIHPEDDEAFEIWNKEIGVPEERIIRLEGNFWDIGEGPSGPNTEIFYDRGESFGNDPSDPELYPGGENERYLEVWNLVFSQFNHNPDGTYTPLPKKNIDTGMGLERMVSVIQNVDNNYETDLLFPLIEQTSKISGVSYKTNDELDVALKVIADHVRTVTFAIGDGALPSNEGRGYVLRRLLRRAVRMGKMLGIQKPFLYTLTKTVGDMMGVFYPEVVQKRDFIERVIRAEEERFHETLEEGLSILEGMVKATKASGGNQLSGPDTFKLYDTYGFPIDLTEDFAMEHGLSVDRDGFEQAMEEQRERARAARQDVDSMQTQGGALSELTVASEFIGYTTLFADAKVEAIIVNNQLVKEAQEGVTCQVVLDRTPFYAESGGQINDEGTLTADTVKARVLDVQKGPHGQNVHQVLIEAGTLHVGAQVAAEVDQQGRNATIKNHTATHLLHQALKDVLGTHVNQAGSLVSPERLRFDFTHISSITAEELERIEQIVNEQIWNNLPVNITNMKIAEAKEMGAMALFGEKYGDVVRVVNVEGYSIELCGGCHVGNTAEIGLFKILSESGIGAGTRRIEAVTGRGAYQYLNQQLTTLKEVAQAVKSPQLHETPTRVEGVLAQLKETQREAESLRTKLGNIEAGTLTDQVQEINGVKLLATQVSATDMDNLRGMVDELKNKLGSAIIVLGSVEGDKVNIVAGVTKDLMGQGFHAGKIVKEVATRCGGGGGGRPDMAQAGGKEPAKLGEALSIVASVVEGQAVANQ from the coding sequence ATGAAGAAGTTGACAGGTAATCAGGTTCGTCAAATGTATTTGGATTTCTTTGTGAGTAAAGGACATTGTATTGAACCAAGTGCATCTTTGGTACCGGTGGATGACCCATCTTTGTTGTGGATTAACAGTGGGGTAGCTACGCTAAAGAAATATTTTGATGGTCGAATTATTCCTGATAACCCACGCATAACAAATGCACAAAAATCCATTCGTACAAACGACATTGAAAACGTAGGACGTACAGCGCGTCATCATACCTTCTTTGAAATGCTAGGAAATTTCTCCATTGGGGATTATTTCAAAGTTGAATCCATTCATTGGGCGTGGGAGTTCTTGACAAGTCCTGAATGGATTGGTTTTGACCCAGAGAAATTGTCTGTTACAATCCATCCTGAAGATGATGAAGCATTTGAGATTTGGAATAAAGAAATTGGTGTACCAGAAGAGCGTATCATTCGTTTAGAGGGTAACTTCTGGGATATCGGAGAAGGTCCGAGCGGTCCGAACACTGAGATTTTCTATGATCGCGGTGAATCATTTGGTAATGACCCAAGCGATCCAGAATTGTATCCGGGTGGAGAGAATGAACGTTATTTGGAAGTATGGAATCTAGTATTCTCCCAATTTAATCATAATCCTGATGGTACGTATACTCCATTACCTAAGAAAAATATTGATACAGGTATGGGCTTGGAGCGCATGGTTTCTGTCATCCAAAATGTAGATAACAACTATGAAACAGACCTGTTGTTCCCGCTAATCGAACAGACTAGCAAAATTTCAGGTGTGTCTTATAAAACCAATGATGAGTTGGATGTAGCGCTAAAAGTAATTGCAGATCATGTGCGTACGGTTACTTTTGCTATTGGCGATGGGGCCCTACCATCTAATGAAGGTCGTGGTTATGTATTACGTCGTCTGCTTCGCCGTGCTGTACGTATGGGTAAAATGCTAGGCATTCAGAAGCCGTTCTTGTACACACTGACCAAAACAGTTGGCGATATGATGGGAGTGTTTTACCCAGAAGTGGTACAAAAACGTGACTTTATCGAACGTGTAATTCGTGCTGAGGAAGAACGTTTCCATGAAACATTGGAAGAAGGTCTGTCCATTTTAGAAGGTATGGTAAAAGCAACAAAGGCATCTGGTGGCAACCAGCTAAGTGGTCCGGATACCTTCAAGTTGTATGACACATATGGCTTCCCGATTGACTTGACAGAGGATTTTGCTATGGAGCATGGTCTTTCTGTTGACCGTGATGGTTTCGAACAAGCAATGGAAGAGCAACGTGAACGCGCTCGTGCTGCTCGTCAAGATGTAGACAGCATGCAGACGCAAGGTGGAGCATTGTCGGAATTAACAGTAGCAAGTGAATTTATCGGTTATACAACATTGTTTGCGGATGCTAAGGTAGAAGCCATTATTGTTAATAATCAACTTGTAAAAGAAGCTCAAGAGGGTGTTACCTGCCAAGTGGTCCTAGATCGCACACCTTTCTACGCTGAGAGTGGCGGGCAGATTAATGACGAGGGTACTTTGACTGCAGATACTGTGAAAGCACGCGTATTAGATGTACAAAAAGGGCCTCATGGTCAAAATGTACATCAAGTACTAATTGAAGCGGGTACATTGCATGTAGGTGCTCAGGTTGCGGCTGAGGTAGACCAACAAGGACGTAACGCTACGATTAAAAACCATACAGCCACGCACTTGTTGCATCAAGCTCTAAAAGACGTTCTAGGAACACATGTAAATCAAGCAGGTTCTTTGGTATCTCCTGAGCGACTTCGCTTTGACTTTACACATATTAGTTCCATTACAGCAGAAGAGCTTGAACGTATCGAACAAATCGTGAATGAACAAATTTGGAATAATTTACCTGTTAACATTACGAACATGAAGATTGCTGAGGCAAAAGAAATGGGCGCGATGGCACTATTCGGCGAGAAGTATGGGGACGTTGTGCGTGTAGTTAATGTTGAAGGCTATAGCATCGAGCTGTGCGGTGGTTGCCATGTAGGGAACACAGCTGAGATCGGTCTATTTAAAATTTTGAGCGAGAGCGGTATCGGTGCCGGTACACGCCGTATTGAAGCAGTGACAGGTCGCGGTGCTTATCAATATTTAAATCAACAGTTAACTACACTTAAAGAAGTGGCACAAGCGGTCAAATCGCCACAGTTGCATGAGACTCCTACTCGTGTAGAGGGCGTGTTGGCTCAATTAAAAGAGACACAACGCGAAGCTGAATCACTACGTACGAAATTGGGTAATATTGAGGCAGGGACTCTCACGGATCAGGTGCAAGAAATCAATGGTGTAAAACTCTTGGCTACTCAAGTATCCGCAACGGATATGGATAACCTACGTGGTATGGTGGATGAGCTGAAAAATAAATTAGGCTCTGCAATTATTGTACTTGGTTCTGTAGAAGGCGATAAGGTAAACATTGTAGCTGGTGTAACCAAAGACCTGATGGGCCAAGGATTCCATGCTGGTAAAATTGTCAAGGAAGTCGCTACCCGTTGTGGCGGTGGCGGTGGTGGTCGCCCTGATATGGCACAGGCTGGTGGGAAGGAACCTGCTAAATTAGGCGAAGCACTTTCTATTGTTGCAAGTGTAGTAGAAGGACAAGCGGTTGCAAATCAATAG
- the mltG gene encoding endolytic transglycosylase MltG, whose product MSLAKDSEERQDLLRNQSRSRKKRSGGFIVKGLLWFTLLVLIVGGVGTSYVYQQLQPNAITATTEVDIPPGSSVKQIATLLEKNGIIKNANLFSYYVRYQGVAGDLKAGTYQIDQQVTIEQLINMLSEGTQAEVARFTIPEGWNVSQIADALAKKGLIEKDIFIHEINEGDFSEFPFVSSIPKKEGRKYRLEGYLFPETYEVRKGASEHEIIAKMLGQFQKEWKPEWTEQIKKHKLTIDEAVNLAAIVEREVVVDHERSIVAGIFYNRMRDSWKLQSCATVQFVLGKQRDRITFEDLKIASPYNTYIHEGLPPGPIASPGRASLESVVNPQKNEYFFFVTKKDGTQEHYFSKTFAEHVSKNAQSQGSW is encoded by the coding sequence GTGAGCTTGGCAAAAGATAGTGAAGAAAGACAGGATTTGCTAAGGAATCAATCCCGATCGCGAAAGAAACGAAGCGGTGGGTTTATAGTAAAAGGCTTGCTATGGTTCACATTGCTTGTCCTAATAGTAGGCGGCGTGGGGACCTCTTATGTATATCAACAGTTGCAACCAAATGCCATTACAGCTACTACCGAAGTAGATATCCCTCCAGGTTCTAGCGTCAAGCAAATAGCTACACTGCTAGAGAAGAATGGTATTATTAAAAATGCCAATTTATTCTCGTATTATGTTCGCTATCAAGGAGTAGCTGGTGATCTGAAAGCAGGAACCTATCAAATTGATCAACAAGTAACCATCGAACAATTGATCAATATGTTGAGCGAAGGAACTCAAGCAGAAGTGGCTCGCTTTACCATACCAGAGGGCTGGAACGTAAGCCAGATTGCAGATGCGCTTGCTAAAAAAGGGTTAATTGAGAAAGATATTTTTATACATGAAATAAACGAGGGAGATTTCTCTGAATTTCCGTTTGTCTCGTCTATTCCCAAGAAAGAAGGGCGAAAATATCGGTTAGAGGGATATTTGTTTCCAGAAACCTATGAGGTTCGTAAGGGAGCAAGTGAGCATGAGATTATCGCCAAAATGCTGGGACAGTTTCAAAAAGAGTGGAAGCCAGAATGGACCGAACAAATAAAGAAGCACAAGTTAACAATAGATGAAGCGGTTAATTTGGCTGCGATTGTAGAACGTGAAGTGGTGGTGGACCACGAACGGTCAATTGTAGCTGGAATTTTTTATAATCGAATGCGTGATAGCTGGAAATTACAATCATGTGCCACTGTACAGTTCGTCTTAGGCAAGCAACGTGATCGCATTACATTTGAAGATTTAAAGATAGCTAGTCCATATAACACCTATATTCATGAGGGACTGCCTCCTGGACCGATTGCGAGTCCTGGTAGAGCGTCGCTTGAGTCGGTCGTGAATCCACAAAAAAACGAATACTTCTTCTTTGTGACGAAAAAGGACGGGACACAGGAGCATTACTTCTCCAAGACATTTGCAGAGCATGTTTCTAAAAATGCTCAAAGTCAAGGAAGTTGGTAA
- a CDS encoding IreB family regulatory phosphoprotein has translation MSMDNTMKFSAPKEASEAEVRATLEEVYSALQEKGYNPITQIVGYLLSGDPAFIPRHNNARSLIGKIERDKLIEEMVKAYLSPKGS, from the coding sequence ATGTCTATGGACAATACCATGAAGTTTAGCGCTCCAAAGGAAGCAAGTGAAGCTGAAGTACGTGCTACTTTGGAAGAAGTATATAGCGCTCTACAAGAAAAAGGCTATAATCCAATTACGCAGATTGTAGGATATCTATTATCAGGAGATCCTGCATTTATTCCTCGCCATAACAATGCTCGCAGTTTAATTGGTAAAATTGAACGCGACAAGCTAATTGAAGAAATGGTGAAAGCTTACTTGTCACCAAAAGGTTCATAA
- a CDS encoding AI-2E family transporter — protein sequence MEQLTKQPTPQQKRYRFYHIAVSIILLLIIANLFVLLRPALKPLYFLIEEVTIPFIAGLIIAYLLHPVVTSLEKRKVPRLTALLLIYLGFVLLVVITVMNAIPVFTKQLIELSDDLPRLTNWYETWMQEWEAHKYFLPDSVQHGVDRAIIQSQEKMSRDISSFVDGAKKTLGKVLGYAVVPFIAFYLLKDMKEIHRGLILWVPRKFRRQTQVALRDINDSLGKYIHGQMVVSLIVGVLIFIGYWAIKMPYPFVLACFVALTNIIPFIGPLIGAVPALLIALTISTKQALFVIGINLAIQIIEGNIISPNIVGKTLHLHPLTIIFALLAGEAIAGVVGMILAIPVLAVLKVIIQRIILIRTQS from the coding sequence ATGGAGCAACTGACAAAACAACCAACACCACAACAAAAACGTTATCGTTTTTATCATATTGCTGTATCTATTATCTTATTGCTTATTATAGCCAATCTATTCGTGTTACTTCGACCTGCATTGAAACCTCTATATTTTTTGATTGAAGAGGTGACCATTCCATTTATTGCGGGACTAATTATTGCCTATCTACTTCATCCTGTTGTTACAAGTTTAGAAAAAAGGAAGGTACCGCGCTTGACCGCTCTCCTTTTGATTTATTTGGGGTTTGTACTACTAGTGGTCATTACTGTGATGAATGCTATTCCTGTTTTTACTAAACAACTGATAGAACTCTCAGACGATCTGCCACGTTTAACAAACTGGTACGAGACATGGATGCAAGAGTGGGAGGCTCATAAATACTTTTTGCCAGATAGCGTTCAGCATGGTGTAGATCGAGCTATCATTCAATCGCAGGAAAAAATGTCGCGGGATATTTCTTCGTTTGTTGATGGTGCAAAAAAAACGCTTGGAAAGGTGTTGGGATATGCGGTTGTTCCTTTTATTGCTTTTTATCTACTAAAAGATATGAAAGAAATTCATCGAGGTCTTATTTTATGGGTACCTCGTAAGTTCCGCCGCCAAACACAAGTAGCGTTGCGAGATATTAATGATTCGTTGGGAAAATATATTCACGGACAAATGGTTGTGTCTCTTATAGTAGGAGTGCTGATTTTTATTGGATATTGGGCAATTAAGATGCCCTATCCTTTTGTATTAGCTTGCTTTGTGGCTTTGACCAACATTATTCCTTTTATTGGACCCTTGATTGGGGCTGTTCCGGCGTTGTTGATTGCCCTTACGATTTCTACAAAACAAGCCTTGTTTGTTATAGGGATAAACTTAGCAATACAAATCATTGAGGGTAATATCATTTCGCCAAATATTGTAGGAAAAACACTCCATCTCCATCCCCTCACGATTATTTTTGCTTTGCTTGCCGGAGAAGCGATAGCTGGAGTGGTCGGGATGATCCTGGCGATACCTGTACTTGCAGTACTGAAAGTGATTATTCAGCGTATTATTTTGATTCGAACTCAAAGTTGA
- a CDS encoding NUDIX hydrolase: MATKMVSTVIVQEDQFLLIREESKECGGLWNIPSGVVQAGEKIMDAAVREVSEKTALQVDLIGLAGIYQFVDATREQVVCNVFTATVSGGSIQIDGTKIIEARWFRLTEIEQLDDDTLCHAHLVRRVFEDIKNNGKNG, translated from the coding sequence ATGGCGACGAAAATGGTAAGTACGGTAATAGTACAAGAAGATCAATTTTTACTGATTCGAGAAGAAAGCAAAGAATGCGGAGGTTTATGGAATATCCCATCAGGAGTAGTACAAGCAGGAGAAAAAATTATGGATGCTGCTGTGCGCGAAGTATCTGAAAAAACGGCTCTACAAGTAGATTTAATCGGTCTAGCAGGTATCTATCAATTTGTAGATGCAACGAGAGAACAAGTGGTGTGCAATGTTTTTACAGCGACTGTGAGTGGAGGTAGCATTCAGATAGACGGAACAAAAATCATAGAAGCAAGATGGTTTCGTTTAACAGAGATTGAGCAGTTGGATGATGACACTCTTTGTCATGCCCATTTAGTAAGGCGAGTTTTTGAAGATATAAAAAATAATGGAAAAAACGGATAG
- a CDS encoding peptidase U32 family protein, with protein sequence MKKPELLVAVKKLADVLPLIEAGADALSIGEARYGLRNAGDFTVEEIDEAIRLAHSKGAKVYININSLLHNEELDGLDDFLIRLETVGADAVVFGDPAVLVAAKQVASKLKLHWSMEMLSTSYDTINYWAEKGASRAVLARELTIDETLENQQEAKCEIQTQVHGPTCIFQSKRDLVSAYFGHQGRDMEQEDTSMDRGMYVKEEKRRNISYPVYEDLHGTHIISAEDICMIDGLEDFVNGELDSLKIEGLLHTSEYLIEVTKLYREALDLCVSDVEQYRDKAAEFLEKIEALQPKNRPLNTGFYYKPPIPYHA encoded by the coding sequence GTGAAAAAGCCTGAACTATTGGTTGCGGTAAAAAAATTAGCTGATGTTCTGCCGTTAATTGAGGCTGGTGCGGATGCTCTAAGCATTGGAGAAGCACGCTATGGACTACGCAATGCAGGAGATTTTACCGTTGAAGAAATAGACGAAGCGATTCGCTTGGCACATAGTAAGGGTGCTAAGGTGTACATCAATATAAATTCGTTATTGCACAATGAAGAATTAGATGGATTAGACGATTTTCTCATTCGTTTGGAAACAGTGGGAGCAGATGCTGTAGTATTTGGTGATCCGGCTGTTTTGGTAGCTGCTAAACAAGTGGCTTCCAAGCTAAAGCTACACTGGAGTATGGAAATGCTATCCACAAGTTACGATACAATTAATTATTGGGCAGAAAAAGGGGCAAGCCGTGCTGTATTGGCACGTGAATTGACCATAGATGAGACCCTTGAAAATCAACAAGAAGCAAAATGCGAGATTCAAACGCAAGTACATGGTCCAACTTGCATTTTCCAATCCAAACGTGATCTTGTATCGGCTTATTTTGGTCATCAGGGACGTGATATGGAACAGGAAGATACCAGTATGGATCGCGGCATGTACGTGAAGGAAGAAAAACGCCGCAATATTAGCTATCCTGTATATGAAGATCTCCATGGAACTCATATTATCAGTGCGGAAGATATCTGTATGATTGATGGTCTTGAGGATTTTGTGAATGGTGAATTGGACAGTTTGAAAATTGAAGGATTGCTGCATACCTCTGAGTATTTAATTGAAGTGACCAAGCTATATCGTGAAGCTCTAGATTTGTGCGTATCTGATGTAGAACAATATCGTGATAAAGCAGCTGAGTTTCTTGAGAAAATCGAAGCCCTGCAACCAAAAAATCGACCTTTGAACACTGGATTTTATTATAAACCACCAATTCCTTACCATGCATAA
- a CDS encoding DUF1292 domain-containing protein produces the protein MSEDMKNDYEVGDVIALVEEGEDDSATRDFRIMYILEVEDRNYLVLVPVDQEDNEEYEVHFLRYDGSDILEPIEDDAEWDAVEATFETLIDELESEES, from the coding sequence ATGAGTGAAGACATGAAAAATGACTATGAAGTAGGCGACGTGATCGCATTGGTGGAGGAAGGGGAAGACGATTCGGCTACCCGTGATTTCCGCATCATGTACATCCTAGAAGTGGAAGATCGCAATTATCTAGTTTTAGTTCCAGTTGATCAAGAAGATAACGAAGAGTATGAAGTTCACTTCTTGCGTTATGATGGAAGCGACATTCTTGAGCCTATTGAAGACGATGCTGAATGGGACGCTGTAGAAGCTACCTTTGAAACATTGATCGACGAATTGGAAAGCGAAGAGAGCTAG
- a CDS encoding PRC-barrel domain-containing protein, which produces MKRALDVVGLPVLAMNSGEEIGIVRDILCDLHLQVIGLVLQEAGWFQQGRYINSNHIGTIGDDFIIVEDKHVVTSMRHLDTNQMFCLFTGEHALKGKQVVTKTGAWLGKVEDVYFSVDWERMVGYELSDGWIADITEGRKRIIATSPVSIGNEHLIIPMHTGFKAH; this is translated from the coding sequence ATGAAGAGAGCATTGGACGTAGTAGGCTTACCAGTTTTGGCCATGAACAGCGGCGAAGAAATTGGGATTGTCCGAGATATCCTCTGTGATCTTCACTTGCAAGTCATTGGTCTGGTTTTGCAAGAAGCAGGCTGGTTCCAGCAGGGACGCTACATTAATTCCAACCATATCGGTACAATCGGGGACGATTTCATCATTGTAGAGGACAAGCATGTTGTGACCTCAATGCGCCATCTAGATACGAATCAAATGTTCTGCCTATTTACAGGTGAACATGCACTAAAAGGAAAACAAGTTGTAACAAAGACCGGTGCTTGGCTGGGAAAAGTGGAAGATGTTTATTTTTCTGTTGACTGGGAAAGGATGGTAGGGTACGAGTTATCGGACGGTTGGATTGCCGATATTACCGAAGGGCGCAAGCGGATTATTGCAACGTCGCCTGTATCAATCGGAAACGAACACCTTATTATCCCCATGCACACCGGATTTAAGGCGCATTAG
- a CDS encoding O-methyltransferase codes for MITNPAIDNYLKDLIPQRSPLLTRLEQEAHEENIPIIQLTGAQFLRTLLLIKRPKSILEVGTAIGYSTTWLAEAAPTAKIVTMELDEERITRARATFKEAGLEDRIELIEGDATKGLADSYEFDCLFIDAAKGQYLTFLQLYLPLLKEGGLVITDNVLYRGLVTDPQAAGKRQKKMVEKIDGFNKHLMGHPQLETSIVPIGDGIAISVKQTRGEGSA; via the coding sequence ATGATTACGAACCCTGCGATAGATAATTATTTAAAAGATCTTATTCCACAGCGCTCCCCGCTATTAACGCGACTAGAGCAGGAGGCACATGAAGAGAATATCCCTATCATTCAGTTGACTGGGGCACAATTCTTACGTACCTTACTGTTAATCAAAAGACCCAAAAGCATCTTGGAAGTAGGTACAGCCATTGGTTACTCAACAACCTGGTTGGCTGAGGCTGCTCCTACGGCAAAAATAGTAACAATGGAACTAGACGAAGAGCGAATCACCCGCGCACGTGCTACGTTTAAAGAAGCTGGCCTAGAAGATCGAATTGAACTGATAGAGGGCGACGCGACAAAGGGTTTAGCAGATTCATATGAGTTTGATTGTTTGTTTATTGACGCTGCTAAGGGACAATATCTCACCTTTTTACAATTATACCTCCCTTTGTTAAAAGAAGGGGGTCTAGTAATTACGGACAATGTCTTATACCGTGGTCTTGTTACTGATCCGCAAGCGGCAGGAAAACGTCAAAAGAAAATGGTCGAGAAGATTGATGGATTTAACAAGCATCTAATGGGACACCCCCAGCTAGAAACATCCATTGTACCTATAGGGGATGGGATTGCGATTAGTGTAAAGCAGACGAGAGGAGAGGGCAGTGCGTGA
- the ruvX gene encoding Holliday junction resolvase RuvX gives MRILGLDVGEKTIGVAVSDELGWTAQGIETIRRSSKENDFGRIEEWIATYQVQALVVGLPKNMNGTIGPKGEYCQAFAEQLKERTGLPVHLWDERLTTMAAEKMLISADVSRQKRKKVIDKMAAVLILQGYLDANSR, from the coding sequence ATGCGAATACTTGGATTGGATGTGGGTGAAAAGACCATAGGCGTCGCAGTAAGCGACGAGCTAGGTTGGACCGCTCAAGGAATCGAAACGATTAGACGCTCGTCCAAAGAAAATGATTTTGGGCGTATCGAAGAATGGATTGCGACGTACCAAGTACAAGCACTGGTGGTTGGTCTGCCGAAGAATATGAACGGCACGATTGGCCCCAAGGGTGAATACTGTCAAGCTTTTGCTGAGCAACTGAAGGAGCGGACAGGATTACCCGTTCATCTCTGGGATGAGCGATTGACGACGATGGCAGCGGAGAAAATGTTAATCTCGGCTGATGTGAGTCGCCAAAAGCGAAAGAAAGTGATTGATAAAATGGCAGCCGTACTCATCCTTCAGGGGTATTTGGATGCTAATTCGAGGTGA